A region from the Lolium perenne isolate Kyuss_39 chromosome 4, Kyuss_2.0, whole genome shotgun sequence genome encodes:
- the LOC127292349 gene encoding protein FAR1-RELATED SEQUENCE 6, with amino-acid sequence MSPFQKDPDFFHVMDVAEDGRLRNVFWADARCRAAYESYSDVITFDTTYLTNKYSMLFVSFVGVNHHGETVLLGSGLLSNEDCDTFVWLFKSWLCSMSNKPPNAIITDQCKAMQTAIEEVFPHAHRRWCIWHIMKKIPENLSGHEKYGNIKYTLSNVVYDSLTKHDFDEAWVEMINKYDLQDNDWLHGLYNSRYLWAPAYVKDTFWAGMSSTQRSESVNAFFDGYVNARTTLKQFVGQYENALRDKVEKENHADSKSFQEVIPCITHYDFERQFQAAYTNAKFQELQEQLRGKIYCYPTILNQEGLLYTFGVREDRKIVFEGEDGEIKEKRFISEFTVLFNQGDCNLKCLCRLFEFQGILCSHILSVLALMEITEVPSRYILQRWRKNFKRKHTFIKCFYGDMLNTPVVQRYDSLCKRSHQVAEHGAESDALYTLVMDGLNELQIKIDAYRASHEVQDQHTEKVVVSPIPVRTVGRPPSKRKESKINQVVKKPRAKKLQGKTDLLAANLNG; translated from the exons ATGAGTCCCTTCCAAAAAGATCCAGACTTTTTTCATGTTATGGATGTGGCCGAGGATGGACGCCTGAGGAATGTCTTTTGGGCAGATGCAAGATGCAGGGCTGCATATGAATCTTATTCGGATGTCATCACATTTGACACTACATACTTAACAAATAAGTATAGCATGTTGTTCGTTTCTTTTGTTGGCGTAAATCATCATGGAGAAACAGTTTTATTGGGTTCCGGTCTTCTGTCCAATGAGGACTGTGACACTTTTGTTtggttatttaaatcttggttatgTTCTATGTCAAACAAACCACCCAATGCTATAATCACAGACCAGTGCAAAGCAATGCAAACTGCTATTGAAGAAGTTTTCCCTCATGCTCATCGCAGATGGTGTATATGGCATATCATGAAGAAGATTCCTGAAAATCTTAGTGGGCATGAGAAGTATGGAAATATTAAATATACATTGTCAAATGTGGTGTATGATTCCTTGACCAAACATGATTTTGATGAAGCCTGGGTTGAGATGATCAACAAATATGATCTTCAGGATAATGATTGGCTTCATGGATTATACAATAGTAGATATCTTTGGGCACCAGCATATGTAAAAGATACTTTTTGGGCAGGAATGTCTTCAACACAAAGGAGTGAGAGTGTGAATGCTTTCTTTGATGGCTATGTCAATGCTAGAACAACTCTGAAGCAATTCGTGGGGCAGTATGAAAATGCATTAAGAGACAAGGTAGAGAAAGAAAACCATGCTGATTCAAAGTCATTCCAAGAGGTAATTCCGTGCATTACTCACTATGACTTCGAGAGGCAATTTCAAGCAGCATATACCAATGCAAAGTTTCAGGAGCTTCAAGAGCAATTAAGAGGTAAAATCTATTGCTATCCAACTATTTTGAACCAAGAAGGGTTACTTTATACATTTGGAGTCAGGGAGGACCGCAAGATAGTTTTTGAAGGAGAGGATGGCGAAATTAAAGAGAAAAGATTTATTTCAGAGTTCACTGTCTTGTTCAACCAAGGGGACTGTAATCTCAAATGTCTTTGTAGGCTTTTTGAATTTCAAGGCATCTTGTGTAGCCACATACTTTCTGTTCTTGCTCTCATGGAGATCACAGAAGTACCTTCTAGGTATATATTGCAGCGATGGAGAAAGAACTTTAAGCGCAAACACACATTTATAAAATGCTTCTATGGTGATATGCTGAATACACCAGTTGTGCAACGTTATGATAGTTTGTGCAAACGTTCCCACCAAGTGGCAGAACATGGCGCAGAGTCTGATGCATTGTATACCTTGGTGATGGATGGCCTTAATGAGTTACAAATAAAGATTGACGCGTACCGTGCTAGCCATGAAGTTCAAGATCAGCACACTGAAAAAGTTGTAGTCAGTCCGATCCCTGTTCGAACTGTAGGTCGccctccttcaaagaggaaagaatCCAAAATCAATCAAGTGGTAAAAAAACCGAGAGCAAAGAAGCTACAG GGAAAGACAGATCTGCTAGCTGCTAACCTGAATGGATGA
- the LOC127348344 gene encoding uncharacterized protein — MMVETRNCRRRRASWGDLPEDVLGDVLGRLPSFADRARLRAVCRAWRAAWRRQPHPPLPWLVVPGHCVSLPDGAIHHVAPLPDDARAAPCRGSLGNWLAFVPLASSDDPFLLNPFSAERVPLPPWPDQKHEPIRKIVMSSAASDSCVVAAMVDCGENRRRIAVCRPGDGHDQGAWWPVSLPFDLQDIAFYKGRLHALPSCHGLLVFDDGELDLLRREPWRLHEKQLPPPPAANIDYDDDEDITSRQYLLECNGRLHTVTRSVRREIHRTVRIKVHALEPDGSWVRVEFIGGHALFVGDACSGAYPAAAGAAVSTSDDLIRENQVCYVDDEMAISAELDKRSRSALTRTTVEVSSRRCDLYGSVLRRLRTVEAYITSGKQCRNDYRAGHLSARTGRWHPTRLRSFW; from the coding sequence ATGATGGTCGAAACGCGCAACTGTCGACGGAGGCGCGCATCCTGGGGTGACCTCCCGGAGGACGTGCTCGGCGACGTGCTCGGCCGGCTGCCGTCCTTCGCCGACCGAGCCCGCCTCCGCGCCGTCTGCCGCGCATGGCGCGCGGCCTGGCGACGCCAGCCGCACCCGCCGTTGCCGTGGCTCGTCGTCCCGGGCCACTGCGTCAGCCTCCCCGACGGCGCCATCCACCACGTCGCGCCCCTCCCCGATGACGCCCGCGCCGCGCCCTGCCGCGGTTCGCTTGGCAACTGGCTCGCCTTCGTCCCGCTCGCGTCGTCCGACGACCCCTTCCTGCTGAACCCCTTCTCTGCGGAGAGGGTCCCGCTGCCGCCGTGGCCGGATCAGAAGCACGAGCCGATCCGAAAGATCGTCATGTCGTCCGCCGCCTCGGACTCCTGCGTCGTCGCCGCCATGGTCGACTGCGGCGAGAACCGCAGGAGGATCGCCGTGTGCCGGCCGGGAGATGGACACGATCAGGGCGCCTGGTGGCCGGTGTCCCTGCCGTTCGACCTGCAGGACATAGCGTTCTACAAGGGGAGGCTCCACGCTCTCCCGTCGTGCCACGGGCTGCTGGTGTTCGACGACGGCGAGCTGGACCTCCTCCGCCGCGAGCCGTGGAGGCTGCACGAGAAGCAgctcccgccgccgcccgccgccaacATTGATTACGATGATGACGAGGATATCACGTCGAGGCAGTACCTGCTAGAGTGCAACGGGCGCCTCCACACCGTCACCAGGTCCGTCCGGCGAGAGATCCACCGAACCGTCAGGATCAAGGTCCACGCGCTGGAGCCGGATGGCAGCTGGGTGCGGGTTGAGTTCATCGGCGGGCACGCACTTTTCGTCGGCGACGCCTGCTCCGGAGCCTAccctgccgccgccggcgccgctgtGTCGACCTCGGACGACCTGATCAGAGAGAACCAGGTCTGCTACGTCGACGACGAGATGGCGATCAGCGCCGAGCTTGACAAGCGCAGCCGATCCGCGCTCACCCGCACCACCGTCGAAGTCTCCAGCCGGCGCTGCGACCTCTACGGGTCCGTGCTCCGCCGCCTCCGCACCGTCGAGGCCTACATCACGAGCGGCAAGCAGTGCAGGAACGACTACAGAGCCGGACATTTGTCGGCGCGAACGGGACGGTGGCATCCGACGAGGCTGCGTTCCTTTTGGTGA
- the LOC139838915 gene encoding uncharacterized protein, translating to MVMETRIRRRKRASWADLPEDMLGDIIRRLPSFADRSRLRAACRSWRAAWRRQPHPPAPWLAVPGHCVSLPDGAIHCVAPLPEDARNARCRGSFGDWLALVPLESSGAAAPFLLNPFSGARIPLPPWTEKEHICKIVMSSAPDSTCLVAAMVDCTVDCGDNRRRIAACRPGEGREGAWWPVSLAFDLQDIAFYEGRLHALPSCDGLMVFDDGELDLLRREPWRLHEEQLPPPPAAYSYDGKLYFSSRRYLVECNGRLLTVIRYVHFNETVMIEVHALEPDDSWARVKGIVGRAIFVGDTCSGSFPAAASASDYMIGGNQVCFVDHEMSISEELDNRSPSADAYGPRDGGVYRSVFRNVERDLGRRPLRTVEAYVMSDRCVNVYRPSESSAARTGRWKLARAQDFPRSIPFGQRLGGAKLNEQDSVVI from the coding sequence ATGGTGATGGAAACGCGCATCCGGCGACGGAAGCGCGCCTCGTGGGCCGACCTCCCGGAGGACATGCTCGGCGACATCATCCGCCGGCTTCCGTCCTTCGCCGACCGCTCCCGCCTCCGCGCCGCCTGCCGATCGTGGCGCGCCGCCTGGCGCCGCCAGCCGCACCCGCCGGCGCCGTGGCTCGCCGTCCCGGGCCACTGCGTCAGCCTCCCCGACGGCGCGATCCACTGCGTCGCGCCCCTCCCCGAGGACGCCCGCAACGCACGCTGCCGCGGCTCCTTCGGCGACTGGCTCGCCCTCGTCCCGCTGGAGTCGTCCGGCGCCGCCGCCCCCTTCCTGCTGAACCCATTCTCCGGGGCGAGGATCCCGCTGCCGCCGTGGACGGAGAAAGAACACATCTGCAAGATCGTCATGTCGTCCGCCCCGGACTCGACCTGTCTCGTCGCCGCCATGGTCGATTGCACGGTCGACTGCGGCGATAACCGCAGGAGGATCGCCGCGTGCCGGCCGGGAGAGGGACGCGAGGGCGCCTGGTGGCCGGTCTCCCTGGCGTTTGACCTGCAAGACATCGCATTCTACGAGGGGAGGCTGCACGCGCTTCCGTCATGCGACGGACTGATGGTGTTCGACGACGGGGAGCTGGACCTCCTCCGCCGCGAGCCATGGAGGCTGCACGAGGAGCAGCTCCCGCCACCGCCCGCTGCCTATAGCTACGACGGCAAGTTGTACTTCTCGTCGAGGCGGTACTTGGTGGAGTGCAACGGGCGTCTCCTCACGGTTATCAGGTATGTCCACTTCAACGAAACCGTCATGATCGAGGTCCACGCGCTCGAGCCGGACGACTCCTGGGCGCGGGTCAAGGGCATCGTCGGCCGCGCCATCTTCGTCGGAGACACCTGCTCAGGATCCTTCCCCGCCGCAGCGTCCGCCTCGGACTACATGATCGGAGGGAACCAGGTCTGCTTCGTCGACCACGAGATGAGCATCAGCGAGGAGCTTGACAACCGCAGCCCGTCTGCCGATGCCTACGGGCCGCGCGACGGCGGCGTCTACCGCTCCGTGTTCAGGAACGTCGAGCGCGACCTcggtcgccgccccctccgtaccgTCGAAGCCTACGTCATGAGCGATCGGTGCGTTAACGTGTACCGGCCCAGCGAATCGTCGGCGGCGAGGACGGGACGGTGGAAGTTAGCGAGGGCTCAGGACTTCCCGAGGTCCATTCCCTTTGGGCAGAGACTCGGTGGAGCCAAACTCAATGAGCAGGATTCTGTGGTCATCTGA